In one window of Dermochelys coriacea isolate rDerCor1 chromosome 3, rDerCor1.pri.v4, whole genome shotgun sequence DNA:
- the MEA1 gene encoding LOW QUALITY PROTEIN: male-enhanced antigen 1 (The sequence of the model RefSeq protein was modified relative to this genomic sequence to represent the inferred CDS: inserted 3 bases in 2 codons), with translation MAAELVTARTMGPERICPNEHEELGPQEVPEGALDPPGDWXSEEPEEEEEERXDGGDGYFYQPLSQDPELGSWDPGSLAAETAPAETAPGIQERLQMLRLHLPDPPVDSEEEEDDGAAAQSSRSSIPMDPAHVELVKRTMAGVKLPTLAIPAWASEISEDQWTAMVQRTLQARQSLGTSRPEWK, from the exons ATGGCCGCGGAGCTGGTGACTGCACGGACAATGGGCCCTGAACGGATCTGTCCCAACGAGCATGAGGAGCTGGGGCCGCAGGAGGTGCCTGAGGGAGCCCTGGACCCCCCTGGAGACTG CAGTGAGGagccggaggaggaggaggaggaga aggacgGCGGCGATGGCTACTTCTACCAGCCCCTGAGCCAGGATCCAGAGCTGGGGTCGTGGGACCCGGGTTCGCTGGCAGCTGAGACAGCCCCTGCAGAGACAGCCCCTGGCATCCAGGAGCGATTGCAG ATGCTGAGGCTGCATCTGCCAGACCCCCCTGTGGatagcgaggaggaggaggatgacggagctgcagctcagagcagccGAAGTTCCATCCCTATGGATCCAG CACATGTGGAGTTGGTGAAAAGGACGATGGCTGGCGTGAAGCTCCCGACCCTGGCAATCCCTGCGTGGGCCAGCGAGATCTCAGAAGATCAGTGGACGGCTATGGTGCAGCGAACGCTGCAGGCCAGGCAGAGTCTCGGCACCTCCAGGCCGGAATGGAAATGA